From Xylanibacter oryzae DSM 17970, a single genomic window includes:
- a CDS encoding DUF5114 domain-containing protein has translation MKTLKSIFAIIMLLLTVTACEKDGTDIYLSSPEGGALTATSSDVVLTKSLRNTIVLSLAWTQSELKVSDPSMSAPNVLQITLQVSSTENFSGKIAESSESALSKAYTGSELNTLVKNVGLTAGSASPAYFRLSVKTGDNMQPVYSNVVKVNVTPYNIDMSLGYILDSKKVDTGSSLASITSNGIYSGFLGVAGWYNFYMIEGDDTTWGNVGLDNSAFACSSDADKWNFWFPGQTGCYYTVVDTKAKEWSAMYISSLKVSGDLAGNMTFAKDSDRWTLDFTATEAGTKTVKIDGTGLQYNHDTSTDDTKAITTIVGFGGTSDNVTFGTTSSEIQVNVPAAGKYSLTLNLKNPKKWTCTAEKPSDAANAVSKYLYVSGADDNISGGWTFDNFLTLYSESAKAYEGVVNVNSKWGYKFFTTANDWTSNYGMADSGTANAGSIVAGGSTNITAPTAGLYLFDVSMSNLTYSLTQITNVYYAGFNTSGDEGGNWTLAEMTPSGTTGIYTAKVTLAGPCKWGAKIYINGSWDIFFGGSNGTLYYKGDGMEKTLGAGTYTLTVNLKTLTYTIQ, from the coding sequence ATGAAAACATTAAAAAGTATATTTGCCATAATCATGTTGCTGCTAACAGTAACAGCTTGCGAGAAAGATGGCACAGACATATACCTGTCATCACCTGAGGGTGGGGCGCTCACAGCCACATCATCAGACGTGGTGCTGACCAAGAGCTTGCGTAACACTATAGTACTGTCATTGGCATGGACTCAATCAGAACTTAAAGTTAGCGATCCAAGTATGTCTGCACCTAATGTATTGCAGATCACACTTCAGGTTTCATCTACCGAAAATTTCTCAGGAAAGATTGCTGAATCTTCTGAGTCAGCTCTGTCTAAGGCTTATACAGGCTCCGAACTTAACACTCTTGTCAAGAATGTTGGACTCACAGCCGGCAGTGCTTCACCTGCTTATTTCAGACTGAGCGTTAAGACAGGTGACAATATGCAACCGGTATACAGCAATGTTGTAAAAGTCAATGTTACACCATATAACATAGATATGAGTCTGGGTTATATCCTCGACAGTAAGAAAGTTGATACAGGTTCTTCTTTGGCTTCGATAACATCCAACGGAATATATTCTGGTTTTCTAGGTGTTGCAGGTTGGTACAACTTCTACATGATAGAGGGTGACGACACTACATGGGGAAATGTGGGACTCGACAATTCAGCCTTCGCGTGTTCTTCTGATGCTGACAAATGGAACTTTTGGTTCCCAGGCCAGACCGGATGCTATTATACCGTAGTAGATACTAAGGCTAAAGAGTGGTCTGCAATGTATATATCTTCATTGAAAGTGAGTGGCGATTTGGCCGGTAATATGACATTTGCCAAAGACAGTGACCGCTGGACTCTTGATTTTACAGCTACAGAGGCTGGAACCAAAACGGTCAAAATAGATGGTACGGGATTACAGTATAATCATGATACTAGTACTGATGATACAAAGGCGATAACCACGATCGTAGGATTTGGAGGAACTTCAGATAATGTTACATTTGGTACAACATCAAGCGAAATACAAGTTAATGTTCCTGCCGCAGGTAAGTACAGTCTAACTCTAAATCTCAAGAACCCTAAGAAATGGACATGTACAGCCGAGAAACCTTCTGATGCAGCGAATGCGGTAAGCAAATATCTGTATGTATCAGGTGCTGATGATAATATTAGCGGGGGGTGGACATTCGACAACTTCCTTACTTTGTACAGTGAGTCGGCTAAGGCTTACGAGGGTGTAGTAAATGTTAACTCTAAATGGGGGTATAAGTTCTTTACCACAGCTAATGATTGGACTTCAAATTATGGAATGGCTGATAGTGGAACAGCTAACGCCGGCTCTATTGTTGCAGGTGGTTCTACCAACATCACAGCTCCTACAGCTGGCTTGTATCTCTTTGATGTATCAATGAGTAATCTTACATACAGCCTAACTCAGATTACTAATGTATATTATGCAGGTTTCAATACATCAGGAGATGAAGGTGGCAACTGGACATTAGCCGAGATGACACCATCAGGAACAACTGGTATATATACGGCCAAAGTAACACTTGCCGGGCCGTGTAAGTGGGGTGCTAAAATATATATCAATGGTTCATGGGATATCTTCTTCGGAGGCAGCAACGGTACCTTATATTATAAGGGTGATGGAATGGAAAAGACACTTGGAGCCGGAACTTATACACTTACAGTAAATCTGAAGACTCTAACATATACAATCCAATAA
- a CDS encoding tetratricopeptide repeat protein: MKNILVVVFLFICAVTSANNHQDNSIKQIVNYQHQADKFMNDFDVNNAIPLYQKAMAIKASPTVVRNLAMCYFYRGYYKKSIETEYILTTDSFNHQDMKLMYNCYNNLMADSAHYWNKKIADKFLYDCDNIVKLAEYYNQEEMYDSTLVYTSLYNSKVDSTNLSVNREQAYAYYKKKDYSVAVREYTKLEQMGDNSMMTCFRKGLCYNGCDSLSQAYKYFKKAAEMSKMQNPNILIQLGMACIKVGEIDEGIDDLDLSLIKAGYNLDIMYTINSSIADGYLQKKNYKKCAYHLQQALLFRPNSYITIFKIAQTYGLIKDAANEKKYYQMFLANVADIGKPDDDILGLCKIADSKIVGIAKTKFK; this comes from the coding sequence ATGAAAAATATTTTAGTGGTAGTTTTTTTATTTATATGTGCTGTAACTAGCGCGAACAATCATCAGGATAATAGTATAAAACAAATCGTAAATTATCAACATCAAGCTGACAAATTTATGAACGATTTTGATGTTAACAATGCAATCCCTTTATATCAAAAAGCTATGGCTATAAAGGCTTCCCCAACTGTGGTGAGGAATCTGGCAATGTGCTATTTCTATCGTGGATATTATAAGAAAAGTATTGAAACCGAATATATACTTACTACAGATAGCTTTAACCACCAAGATATGAAGTTGATGTACAACTGCTATAATAATTTAATGGCAGACTCCGCTCATTATTGGAATAAGAAAATAGCCGACAAATTTTTGTATGATTGCGATAATATTGTGAAGCTTGCCGAATATTATAATCAAGAAGAGATGTATGATTCTACTTTGGTATATACATCGTTATATAATAGCAAGGTGGATTCTACCAATCTGTCTGTAAATCGTGAGCAGGCTTATGCATATTATAAAAAGAAAGACTATAGCGTCGCTGTAAGGGAATATACAAAACTTGAACAGATGGGAGATAACTCTATGATGACATGTTTCAGGAAAGGACTCTGCTATAATGGATGCGACAGTTTATCACAGGCGTACAAATATTTTAAAAAGGCTGCGGAAATGAGTAAGATGCAGAATCCTAACATTCTAATACAGTTGGGTATGGCTTGTATCAAGGTGGGTGAGATAGACGAGGGTATTGATGACCTGGATCTGTCACTAATAAAAGCCGGATATAATCTTGATATAATGTACACTATTAATAGTAGCATAGCTGATGGATATCTGCAGAAGAAAAATTATAAGAAATGTGCATATCATTTGCAACAGGCTTTGCTATTCAGACCCAATTCTTATATTACGATATTCAAGATCGCACAGACTTACGGACTGATAAAGGATGCAGCCAATGAAAAAAAGTATTATCAGATGTTCTTGGCAAATGTTGCGGACATTGGTAAACCTGATGATGATATATTGGGACTTTGTAAAATTGCTGATAGCAAAATCGTTGGAATCGCGAAAACAAAATTTAAATAA
- a CDS encoding glycoside hydrolase family 2 TIM barrel-domain containing protein: protein MTDKLKNILILAAFFCGITFTANAQRNERLLENNWKFTKGDVANAELPSYNDAKWQTVSIPHDWAITGPFSREYDLQNVAIKQNNEKVASVKTGRTGGLPYVGVGWYRTHFNVEAFDADNKNVTIVFDGAMSEAQVYVNGHKAIFWPYGYNTFHCDITSLLNKDGRGNVLAVRLENKPESSRWYSGAGLYRNVHIITTDRVHIPVWGTYITTPHVSTDYASVRIRTEVAGNNGSKLSVETHVYDPQGKEVVVRKTTECNPDGQPNEQNFIVDAPQLWSPETPNLYRAETRLFSDGKQVDTYTTTFGIRSIEIIADKGFFLNGKRRQIQGVCNHHDLGPLGAAVNVSALRHQLQLLKDVGCDAIRTAHNMPAPELVKLCDEMGLMMVIEPFDEWDIAKCKNGYHRYFNDWAEKDIVNMVRHYRNNPSVIMWSIGNEVPTQWSKQGYKVAQFLQNICHREDPTRPVTCGMDQVSAVLANGFAAQLDVPGFNYRVNRYEEAYSKLPQSVVLGTETSSTVSSRGVYKFPVSLKADALYPDHQCSSYDLEYCSWSNVPDLDFAMQQDHQWALGQFVWTGFDYLGEPSPYDTDAWPNHSSMFGMIDLAGIPKDRYYLYRSIWNKREHTLHVLPHWTWPGREGQVTPVFVYTDYPSVELFINGKSQGRRVKRTDGTPQERFRMMWNDAIYEPGELKVIAYDKDGKQADTEIIKTAGKPDHIELQSTTGTLKADSKDLAYVTVRMVDKDGNLCPSDSSLVHFSVKGAGQFRATANGDACSLEPFQLPKIHLFSGQATVIVQASAKPGYIKLNVSSKAVKKAEYKFVTYK from the coding sequence ATGACTGATAAATTGAAAAATATTCTTATTCTTGCTGCATTCTTCTGTGGCATTACATTTACAGCAAACGCTCAGCGCAATGAGCGTTTGCTAGAAAACAACTGGAAGTTCACAAAGGGCGATGTAGCAAATGCAGAGTTGCCATCGTATAATGACGCTAAATGGCAGACAGTAAGTATTCCGCACGATTGGGCCATAACAGGTCCTTTCAGCCGAGAATACGACCTGCAGAATGTTGCCATCAAGCAGAATAACGAGAAGGTAGCTTCTGTCAAAACAGGACGTACCGGTGGACTGCCATATGTTGGAGTGGGGTGGTATCGAACTCATTTTAATGTTGAGGCCTTCGATGCCGACAACAAGAACGTAACCATCGTCTTTGATGGTGCCATGAGTGAAGCCCAAGTCTACGTCAATGGTCATAAAGCTATCTTCTGGCCTTATGGTTACAACACATTTCATTGCGATATAACGTCATTACTTAATAAGGATGGACGAGGCAATGTACTAGCCGTCAGACTAGAGAACAAGCCTGAATCGTCACGTTGGTATTCCGGTGCCGGTCTGTATCGTAATGTACATATCATCACTACTGACCGTGTTCATATACCTGTATGGGGAACATATATTACAACGCCCCATGTATCGACCGACTATGCCTCTGTGCGTATAAGAACAGAAGTAGCTGGTAATAATGGCAGTAAACTATCTGTCGAGACTCATGTATATGATCCACAGGGCAAAGAAGTGGTTGTTAGGAAAACCACCGAGTGCAATCCCGACGGCCAACCTAACGAACAGAATTTCATTGTTGATGCCCCTCAGTTGTGGAGCCCCGAAACCCCAAACCTTTATAGAGCAGAGACACGTTTATTCTCAGACGGTAAACAAGTAGATACATATACTACAACCTTTGGCATACGCAGTATCGAAATAATAGCAGACAAAGGATTTTTCTTAAACGGCAAACGCCGTCAGATACAAGGTGTATGCAATCATCACGACCTCGGTCCATTGGGAGCTGCAGTTAATGTCTCTGCTTTACGTCATCAGCTCCAGTTACTTAAGGATGTAGGTTGCGATGCTATACGTACAGCACATAATATGCCTGCCCCTGAATTGGTAAAGTTATGTGATGAGATGGGTCTTATGATGGTTATAGAACCGTTTGACGAATGGGACATAGCCAAATGTAAAAACGGCTATCATCGCTACTTCAACGATTGGGCCGAAAAAGATATAGTTAACATGGTTCGTCATTATCGTAACAATCCAAGTGTGATAATGTGGAGCATTGGTAACGAAGTTCCTACACAATGGAGCAAACAAGGATATAAGGTAGCACAGTTCCTACAGAACATATGTCATCGAGAAGATCCTACGCGTCCTGTTACATGTGGAATGGACCAAGTCAGTGCAGTACTAGCCAACGGTTTTGCAGCACAACTCGACGTACCTGGATTCAATTATAGGGTAAACAGATACGAAGAAGCATACAGTAAGTTGCCACAGTCTGTCGTATTAGGTACCGAAACATCTTCTACAGTAAGTTCACGAGGTGTATACAAGTTTCCTGTATCCTTAAAGGCAGATGCTCTATACCCAGATCACCAGTGTAGTTCTTACGATTTAGAGTATTGCAGTTGGAGCAATGTACCTGATCTTGATTTTGCAATGCAGCAAGATCACCAGTGGGCTCTGGGGCAGTTTGTCTGGACTGGTTTCGACTATTTAGGCGAACCGTCACCTTACGATACCGATGCATGGCCCAACCACAGTTCAATGTTCGGTATGATAGACCTCGCCGGTATACCCAAAGACCGCTATTACTTGTATCGCAGTATATGGAACAAACGCGAGCATACATTGCACGTACTGCCACATTGGACATGGCCCGGACGTGAGGGACAAGTTACACCTGTATTCGTATATACCGATTATCCATCAGTAGAACTATTCATCAATGGTAAAAGTCAGGGCCGTCGTGTGAAACGTACAGACGGAACCCCACAAGAACGTTTCCGTATGATGTGGAATGATGCAATATATGAACCCGGTGAACTGAAAGTCATTGCATATGACAAAGATGGCAAACAAGCCGACACTGAAATTATTAAAACAGCAGGAAAGCCTGACCACATAGAGTTGCAGTCAACAACCGGAACCCTAAAAGCAGACAGTAAAGACCTCGCTTATGTTACAGTACGTATGGTAGACAAAGATGGCAATCTGTGTCCTTCAGATAGCAGCCTTGTACACTTCTCTGTAAAAGGAGCAGGACAGTTCAGAGCAACAGCCAACGGTGATGCATGCAGTCTTGAGCCATTCCAGTTGCCTAAGATACACCTGTTTTCAGGTCAGGCAACAGTAATAGTCCAGGCATCAGCCAAACCTGGCTATATCAAATTGAATGTTTCATCAAAAGCAGTTAAAAAAGCAGAATATAAATTTGTAACATACAAATAA
- a CDS encoding IS3 family transposase, whose translation MHPDESIGRLSGLFGKTRVGYYSVSKEKMQERELTEHEIIHIVSEIREQAPGLGAYKLFLMLREVYSNKMVGRDKFYNLLHKKHLMLKPQRRRHTTNSNHNYRKYKNLIKGFIPSTPNQLWVADITYIDTDDGVCYLHLITDAFTHEIIGWTVSDNLMAVNTKTALGQAIEQAGNADLSHLIHHSDRGSQYCCNDYIALLKSVNTNISMTQDYKPTDNAIAERVNGIIKQEWIYRMKRPKNMDGAMHILKDIIYFYNNKRPHMSNMMKTPAEKRRNYVGC comes from the coding sequence ATGCATCCTGATGAATCAATCGGACGCCTGAGCGGACTGTTTGGCAAGACCCGTGTAGGCTATTACTCTGTTAGCAAAGAGAAAATGCAGGAACGAGAGCTAACAGAACATGAAATAATCCATATAGTCTCAGAAATACGTGAACAGGCTCCCGGACTAGGTGCCTATAAGCTATTTCTTATGCTAAGGGAAGTTTATTCAAACAAGATGGTTGGCCGTGACAAGTTCTATAATCTGCTTCATAAGAAGCATCTCATGTTAAAACCTCAACGCAGACGTCATACAACAAATTCAAACCATAACTATCGTAAATATAAGAATCTTATAAAGGGCTTTATACCAAGTACTCCCAATCAGCTCTGGGTAGCAGACATTACATATATAGACACTGATGATGGGGTATGTTATCTACATCTTATTACCGATGCATTTACACACGAGATTATAGGATGGACGGTTTCAGATAATCTTATGGCTGTAAATACCAAAACTGCTTTAGGACAGGCGATAGAACAGGCTGGAAATGCAGATCTAAGTCATCTTATACATCACTCTGATCGTGGTTCTCAATACTGTTGTAATGACTATATTGCATTACTCAAATCTGTTAATACAAATATAAGCATGACTCAGGATTACAAGCCAACAGACAATGCTATTGCAGAACGTGTCAATGGCATCATAAAGCAGGAATGGATTTATCGTATGAAAAGGCCCAAGAACATGGACGGGGCCATGCATATATTAAAAGATATCATATACTTCTATAACAATAAGAGGCCACATATGAGTAACATGATGAAGACACCGGCAGAGAAAAGGAGAAATTATGTTGGATGTTAA
- a CDS encoding metallophosphoesterase family protein, with protein MKTLTSITLSLLCCFALLAQSRSGKENNEVKQVKQMAVISDVHIMAPELLKKDGKAFQTYLANDRKLLQQGTELLDSVCNRLIAAHTEVLLITGDLTKDGEKVSHEYLVEHYLKKLKEKGIRVFVIPGNHDVNNPNARIFDGENTPRTETVSASEFANIYKDYGYGDAIARDRNSLSYVTQLDSKTRLIAIDACKYEENNYDKDICVTGGRIKPETMNFIREQVADAKAKGYRVIAMMHHGIVKHWDGQERIMKDYLIDNWEHDAKTLSGIGIKVVFTGHFHSQDVATMKGGLTDVETGSTVSYPIPYRLIGLDTKRGIMNIKTEHISCLGSLSGNSESLEQMSIRFASSSMRGFVNRFISDNVPGDIREKSGKLITEAYIMNLYGDERPSKKFKNEMKNTCGELAKYSKRDAFILSNVCKGFSSDNDRDNDLKLNY; from the coding sequence ATGAAAACATTAACAAGCATTACATTATCACTTCTTTGCTGTTTTGCCTTATTGGCGCAAAGCAGGAGTGGAAAAGAAAACAACGAGGTAAAGCAAGTAAAACAAATGGCGGTAATATCGGATGTACACATTATGGCTCCGGAATTGCTAAAAAAAGACGGTAAGGCCTTTCAGACGTATTTGGCTAATGACCGCAAGTTACTGCAACAGGGTACGGAACTACTTGACTCAGTATGTAACAGACTAATTGCTGCACATACAGAGGTACTGCTGATAACTGGCGATTTGACTAAAGATGGAGAGAAGGTATCGCACGAGTATCTGGTAGAGCATTATCTTAAAAAGCTCAAAGAGAAGGGGATCAGGGTTTTCGTCATACCAGGTAATCATGATGTAAACAATCCTAACGCAAGAATCTTTGACGGGGAGAATACTCCTAGAACTGAAACGGTTAGTGCTAGTGAATTTGCTAATATATACAAAGATTATGGATATGGAGATGCTATAGCACGAGACAGAAATTCTCTGAGTTATGTGACACAGTTGGACTCTAAGACGAGACTTATTGCTATTGATGCTTGCAAATATGAAGAGAATAATTATGATAAAGATATCTGTGTTACAGGTGGAAGGATAAAACCGGAGACGATGAACTTTATACGCGAACAGGTGGCTGATGCAAAGGCTAAAGGATATAGGGTAATAGCGATGATGCATCACGGAATAGTAAAACACTGGGATGGACAGGAGCGTATAATGAAGGATTATCTGATAGACAACTGGGAGCATGATGCTAAGACGTTGTCTGGGATTGGCATAAAGGTAGTGTTTACAGGGCATTTTCACTCGCAAGATGTCGCAACCATGAAGGGAGGACTGACGGATGTGGAAACAGGATCGACTGTCAGTTATCCAATACCTTACAGATTGATAGGTTTGGATACAAAGAGGGGAATAATGAATATAAAGACTGAACATATAAGTTGCCTGGGGTCTCTATCAGGAAACAGTGAATCGCTAGAACAGATGTCTATACGTTTCGCCAGTTCGTCTATGCGGGGATTTGTAAACAGATTCATATCTGATAATGTGCCTGGTGATATACGCGAAAAGTCGGGCAAACTGATAACGGAGGCTTATATAATGAATTTGTATGGTGACGAAAGACCATCAAAGAAATTCAAAAATGAAATGAAAAATACATGCGGAGAGCTTGCCAAATATTCTAAAAGGGATGCATTCATCTTGTCTAATGTATGCAAAGGTTTCTCTTCTGATAATGATAGAGATAATGACCTGAAACTTAATTACTAG
- a CDS encoding glycoside hydrolase family 53 protein produces MKIKSILATLILVLSTGLMSCASDDSTPSFPADKTYDMTGFARGADVSWLTQMEKSGKKFYNANGKEMDCMEILRGLGVNAIRLRVWVNPADGWSGKQDVLAKAIRANNLGMRILIDFHYSDSWADPGQQIKPAAWTGMTIDQLKKALADHTTDILSALKDKGITPEWIQIGNEVRSGMLWDTDASISGATYDVTKDNVNYKTNIDNFAAFISAGSAAARAVFPSSKIVVHIDKGDDASTSDWIAGILKDHNVDYDVFALSLYPDADWTNAVTSCVANLKAINTKYGKDVMISEVGMNVDQPDVAKACLTSLMTQTKALSYCLGVFYWEPECYGSWNGYGKGAFDDTGKPTVAMDAFSAN; encoded by the coding sequence ATGAAAATAAAAAGTATATTAGCAACATTGATATTAGTCCTAAGCACGGGACTAATGTCGTGCGCAAGTGATGACAGTACACCTTCATTCCCTGCAGACAAAACATATGATATGACAGGTTTTGCACGTGGAGCCGATGTAAGTTGGCTAACACAGATGGAGAAGAGTGGCAAGAAATTCTACAATGCCAATGGTAAAGAAATGGACTGTATGGAAATTCTCCGTGGTCTTGGCGTAAACGCTATCCGTCTGCGTGTATGGGTCAACCCTGCCGACGGATGGTCAGGCAAACAGGATGTGCTGGCAAAAGCTATACGTGCCAATAATCTAGGTATGCGTATATTGATAGATTTCCATTACAGTGACTCGTGGGCAGATCCAGGACAGCAGATCAAGCCTGCCGCATGGACTGGTATGACCATCGATCAACTCAAGAAGGCGTTAGCCGACCACACGACAGATATACTAAGTGCCCTTAAGGATAAAGGCATAACGCCTGAGTGGATACAGATAGGTAACGAGGTACGCAGTGGTATGCTCTGGGATACAGATGCCTCTATAAGCGGAGCTACATACGATGTCACGAAAGACAATGTAAACTATAAGACGAATATCGATAATTTTGCTGCCTTCATAAGTGCAGGAAGCGCAGCAGCGCGTGCTGTTTTTCCATCATCAAAGATTGTTGTACATATTGATAAAGGAGATGATGCGTCTACAAGCGATTGGATTGCTGGTATACTCAAAGATCACAATGTAGACTATGATGTATTCGCCTTGTCTCTTTATCCTGATGCTGACTGGACAAATGCAGTTACATCATGCGTAGCTAATCTTAAAGCCATCAACACTAAGTACGGCAAGGATGTAATGATTAGCGAGGTAGGTATGAATGTAGACCAACCCGATGTAGCTAAAGCTTGCCTAACTAGTCTGATGACGCAGACCAAAGCTCTCAGCTATTGCCTTGGCGTATTCTATTGGGAACCTGAATGTTATGGCAGTTGGAACGGCTATGGCAAGGGAGCTTTCGATGATACAGGCAAACCTACAGTCGCTATGGATGCCTTTTCTGCTAATTGA
- a CDS encoding Lin1244/Lin1753 domain-containing protein, which produces MKKKRSGYIQMSRKLMESKGVYELRRAERAEGLGVFIMIVFELAKNENAIGNEETLLIISMLAHKKKGYVWHIINDFGLFNVDGEKFQCILLQKTFNIETILGDQPLSGEPTVDEQPLNGESTSLYKVRAEARKSPIQNTRIQNTMNYNKENEYD; this is translated from the coding sequence ATGAAAAAGAAAAGATCAGGCTACATCCAGATGAGCCGTAAACTGATGGAAAGCAAAGGAGTATACGAGCTGAGACGTGCAGAAAGGGCAGAGGGATTAGGCGTATTTATAATGATAGTCTTCGAACTGGCAAAGAATGAAAATGCTATTGGCAATGAAGAAACGTTGCTGATAATATCAATGCTGGCACATAAGAAGAAAGGGTACGTCTGGCATATTATCAACGACTTCGGACTGTTTAATGTGGATGGTGAAAAATTCCAGTGCATATTGCTGCAAAAGACCTTCAATATAGAAACCATTCTTGGTGACCAACCGTTAAGTGGTGAACCAACAGTGGATGAACAACCACTCAATGGTGAATCAACGTCGCTTTATAAGGTACGCGCAGAGGCGCGCAAATCTCCAATACAAAATACAAGAATACAAAATACAATGAACTATAATAAAGAAAATGAATATGATTAA
- a CDS encoding transposase — MEKKKKKREYRSYSKEFKLHVLKDKYEHDLSYQFTARKYDILSPHTLTLWEKEFPLDDKSLSLSEETIKKVMSMRKKKEAIKSSLVMTKEEQLQEEILHLRKALQYSELRNEALNEVLKIGKQEYGIDLLKKAGAKQ, encoded by the coding sequence ATGGAAAAGAAGAAGAAAAAACGTGAATATCGTAGCTATTCGAAAGAATTCAAGCTGCATGTATTAAAAGACAAGTATGAGCATGATTTGTCCTATCAATTTACTGCGCGTAAATATGATATATTATCTCCTCATACATTAACTTTATGGGAAAAAGAGTTTCCTTTAGATGATAAATCATTATCTTTGTCCGAAGAAACAATAAAAAAGGTAATGTCAATGCGTAAAAAGAAGGAAGCAATCAAGTCCTCTTTGGTTATGACCAAAGAAGAGCAACTTCAGGAAGAGATATTGCATTTGCGCAAAGCCCTGCAGTATTCGGAGCTTCGTAATGAAGCCTTGAATGAAGTTCTCAAAATAGGTAAGCAAGAGTATGGCATCGACTTATTAAAAAAAGCTGGCGCCAAGCAGTAA